Proteins encoded together in one Fuerstiella sp. window:
- a CDS encoding mannonate dehydratase codes for MKLATVLTPLSEENLALSAQCGVQGVTIRYPGPGLDDLLAAKQKIEDHGMEVVAIEGFLPIENIKTGTDQDGNDIRAFKDLIRHMGQAGIPVLCYNFMAGTDWVRTRIDAEARGGAKVTAFDLVDAEQAVSLNSNEQVISTTSISSDELWIWLERFLREVIPVAEECQVTLAMHPDDPPLPEFHGKSRIMNSVAGFERLISLVPSPYNAICFCMGTFVEMGVDIPTAIRRLGSHIRYVHFRDVEGTADSFMETFHDNGPTNMAAVIRALREINYTGPIRPDHVPQLYGEDAGEPGYTMLGRLFAFGYIRGLLQATETV; via the coding sequence ATGAAACTTGCCACCGTCCTGACTCCTCTGAGCGAAGAAAACCTGGCACTGTCGGCTCAGTGCGGCGTCCAGGGGGTTACCATCCGATATCCCGGACCTGGACTTGACGATCTGCTCGCGGCGAAACAGAAGATTGAAGATCATGGAATGGAAGTCGTCGCCATTGAGGGTTTCCTGCCCATTGAAAACATCAAGACGGGCACCGATCAGGACGGCAACGACATCCGCGCTTTCAAAGACCTGATTCGTCACATGGGCCAAGCCGGTATTCCGGTTCTGTGCTACAACTTTATGGCCGGCACGGACTGGGTGCGTACACGCATCGACGCAGAAGCAAGAGGTGGAGCAAAAGTCACGGCATTTGATCTGGTTGATGCGGAACAGGCGGTGTCGCTCAATTCCAATGAACAGGTGATTTCAACAACATCAATATCGTCGGACGAACTCTGGATCTGGCTGGAACGTTTTCTGCGCGAAGTGATACCGGTGGCGGAAGAATGCCAGGTAACGCTGGCCATGCATCCTGACGATCCTCCTCTTCCGGAATTCCACGGCAAGTCACGGATCATGAACTCCGTTGCCGGATTCGAGCGACTGATTTCTTTGGTCCCCAGTCCGTATAACGCCATTTGTTTTTGCATGGGGACGTTCGTGGAAATGGGCGTCGATATACCGACAGCGATTCGGCGTCTGGGTAGCCATATTCGCTACGTACATTTTCGCGACGTTGAAGGAACAGCGGATTCGTTTATGGAAACGTTTCACGACAACGGCCCCACAAACATGGCGGCCGTCATCCGAGCCCTGCGTGAAATCAACTACACCGGCCCCATTCGTCCGGACCACGTCCCCCAGCTATACGGTGAAGATGCCGGTGAGCCCGGCTACACCATGCTGGGCCGGTTGTTCGCCTTTGGGTATATTCGGGGACTGCTGCAGGCAACAGAGACTGTTTAG